A part of Clarias gariepinus isolate MV-2021 ecotype Netherlands chromosome 14, CGAR_prim_01v2, whole genome shotgun sequence genomic DNA contains:
- the camk2g1 gene encoding calcium/calmodulin-dependent protein kinase (CaM kinase) II gamma 1 isoform X10, whose translation MATVVTSTRFTEDYQLYEELGKGAFSVVRRCVKKSTGQEYAAKIINTKKLTARDHQKLEREARICRLLKHSNIVRLHDSIAEESFHYLVFDLVTGGELFEDIVAREYYSEADASQCINQILESVNHIHQHDIVHRDLKPENLLLASKMKGAAVKLADFGLAIEVQGDQQAWFGFAGTPGYLSPEVLRKDPYGKPVDIWACGVILYILLVGYPPFWDEDQHKLYQQIKAGAYDFPSPEWDTVTPEAKNLINQMLTINPAKRITAEQALKHPWVCQRSTVASMMHRQETVECLRKFNARRKLKGAILTTMLVSRNFSVGRQHTSPAAPTTSTAALAQEACKSLLNKKSEGSKPQTNNTKNSVVSAVVSALKESNMASSTPMEPQTTVVHNPADGTKGSTESCNTNEEEDMKGRKVESAQGASSDSAVMSQCSAGDEPPALVASPQCPPATRKQEIIKITEQLIEAVNNGDFDAYTRICDPGLTSFEPEALGNLVEGMDFHKFYFENLLSKNNKPVHTTILNPHVHLIGEDAACIAYIRLTQYIDSQGRPRTCQSEETRVWHRRDAKWLNVHFHCSGAPAAPLQ comes from the exons ATCACCAGAAGCTGGAACGAGAGGCCCGAATCTGTCGTCTCCTCAAACACTCCAATATTG TCCGACTACATGACAGTATCGCAGAAGAAAGTTTTCATTACCTGGTCTTTGACCT tGTGACTGGAGGAGAGCTGTTTGAAGACATCGTTGCCAGAGAGTATTACAGCGAAGCTGATGCGAG CCAGTGCATCAATCAGATCCTTGAGAGCGTCAATCACATTCACCAGCATGACATCGTGCACAGAGACCTCAAG CCTGAGAACCTGCTGTTGGCCAGTAAGATGAAAGGAGCAGCAGTTAAGCTGGCTGACTTTGGACTGGCGATTGAGGTACAGGGAGACCAGCAGGCATGGTTTG GCTTTGCAGGCACACCTGGTTACTTATCTCCAGAAGTCCTGAGAAAGGACCCTTATGGCAAACCTGTGGACATTTGGGCTTGtg GAGTTATCCTCTATATTCTTCTTGTGGGATATCCTCCATTCTGGGATGAAGATCAGCATAAGCTCTACCAGCAAATTAAGGCCGGAGCTTATGAT TTTCCTTCTCCTGAGTGGGACACCGTTACCCCCGAGGCCAAGAACCTCATCAACCAGATGCTGACCATCAACCCAGCCAAGAGGATCACCGCTGAGCAGGCCCTCAAGCACCCATGGGTCTGC CAACGGTCTACAGTGGCCTCAATGATGCACCGGCAAGAGACTGTGGAGTGCCTGCGCAAGTTCAATGCACGGAGAAAACTAAAG GGAGCCATTCTCACCACTATGCTGGTTTCCAGAAACTTTTCAG TGGGCCGGCAGCATACCAGCCCTGCTGCTCCCACCACCAGCACTGCCGCGCTTGCACAGGAAG CGTGCAAAAGTTTGCTCAACAAAAAATCAGAAGGTAGTAAG CCCCAGACAAACAACACTAAAAACAGTGTAGTGAGCGCTGTAGTGAGTGCCCTGAAGGAGAGCAACATGGCCTCCTCCACACCAATG GAGCCACAGACTACAGTAGTGCACAACCCGGCAGATGGTACCAAG GGCTCTACTGAGAGCTGCAACACCAACGAGGAAGAGGATATGAAAGGTAGGAAAG TGGAGAGTGCACAGGGGGCCAGCAGTGACAGTGCGGTGATGAGTCAGTGCAGTGCCGGGGATGAGCCGCCCGCTCTGGTGGCATCACCACAGTGCCCACCAGCCA CTCGTAAGCAGGAGATTATCAAGATCACTGAGCAGCTAATCGAGGCCGTGAACAATGGAGACTTTGATGCTTACAC gAGAATCTGTGACCCTGGGTTGACTTCATTTGAGCCTGAAGCTCTGGGTAACCTGGTGGAAGGGATGGATTTTCATAAGTTTTACTTTGAGAACT TGTTGAGTAAGAACAATAAGCCAGTGCACACCACTATCCTGAACCCTCATGTGCACCTGATCGGAGAGGATGCAGCGTGCATCGCTTACATCCGCCTGACACAGTACATTGACAGCCAGGGCCGTCCGCGTACCTGCCAGTCTGAGGAGACGCGCGTGTGGCACCGTCGCGACGCCAAGTGGCTCAACGTGCACTTTCACTGCTCAGGAGCACCAGCTGCACCCTTACAGTGA
- the camk2g1 gene encoding calcium/calmodulin-dependent protein kinase (CaM kinase) II gamma 1 isoform X1 — translation MATVVTSTRFTEDYQLYEELGKGAFSVVRRCVKKSTGQEYAAKIINTKKLTARDHQKLEREARICRLLKHSNIVRLHDSIAEESFHYLVFDLVTGGELFEDIVAREYYSEADASQCINQILESVNHIHQHDIVHRDLKPENLLLASKMKGAAVKLADFGLAIEVQGDQQAWFGFAGTPGYLSPEVLRKDPYGKPVDIWACGVILYILLVGYPPFWDEDQHKLYQQIKAGAYDFPSPEWDTVTPEAKNLINQMLTINPAKRITAEQALKHPWVCQRSTVASMMHRQETVECLRKFNARRKLKGAILTTMLVSRNFSVGRQHTSPAAPTTSTAALAQEACKSLLNKKSEGSKPQTNNTKNSVVSAVVSALKESNMASSTPMEPQTTVVHNPADGTKGSTESCNTNEEEDMKGRKVESAQGASSDSAVMSQCSAGDEPPALVASPQCPPATVVHDIKRMAWNSSGHASCPELERAQSVPHASAQGGWSMATAQSRKQEIIKITEQLIEAVNNGDFDAYTRICDPGLTSFEPEALGNLVEGMDFHKFYFENLLSKNNKPVHTTILNPHVHLIGEDAACIAYIRLTQYIDSQGRPRTCQSEETRVWHRRDAKWLNVHFHCSGAPAAPLQ, via the exons ATCACCAGAAGCTGGAACGAGAGGCCCGAATCTGTCGTCTCCTCAAACACTCCAATATTG TCCGACTACATGACAGTATCGCAGAAGAAAGTTTTCATTACCTGGTCTTTGACCT tGTGACTGGAGGAGAGCTGTTTGAAGACATCGTTGCCAGAGAGTATTACAGCGAAGCTGATGCGAG CCAGTGCATCAATCAGATCCTTGAGAGCGTCAATCACATTCACCAGCATGACATCGTGCACAGAGACCTCAAG CCTGAGAACCTGCTGTTGGCCAGTAAGATGAAAGGAGCAGCAGTTAAGCTGGCTGACTTTGGACTGGCGATTGAGGTACAGGGAGACCAGCAGGCATGGTTTG GCTTTGCAGGCACACCTGGTTACTTATCTCCAGAAGTCCTGAGAAAGGACCCTTATGGCAAACCTGTGGACATTTGGGCTTGtg GAGTTATCCTCTATATTCTTCTTGTGGGATATCCTCCATTCTGGGATGAAGATCAGCATAAGCTCTACCAGCAAATTAAGGCCGGAGCTTATGAT TTTCCTTCTCCTGAGTGGGACACCGTTACCCCCGAGGCCAAGAACCTCATCAACCAGATGCTGACCATCAACCCAGCCAAGAGGATCACCGCTGAGCAGGCCCTCAAGCACCCATGGGTCTGC CAACGGTCTACAGTGGCCTCAATGATGCACCGGCAAGAGACTGTGGAGTGCCTGCGCAAGTTCAATGCACGGAGAAAACTAAAG GGAGCCATTCTCACCACTATGCTGGTTTCCAGAAACTTTTCAG TGGGCCGGCAGCATACCAGCCCTGCTGCTCCCACCACCAGCACTGCCGCGCTTGCACAGGAAG CGTGCAAAAGTTTGCTCAACAAAAAATCAGAAGGTAGTAAG CCCCAGACAAACAACACTAAAAACAGTGTAGTGAGCGCTGTAGTGAGTGCCCTGAAGGAGAGCAACATGGCCTCCTCCACACCAATG GAGCCACAGACTACAGTAGTGCACAACCCGGCAGATGGTACCAAG GGCTCTACTGAGAGCTGCAACACCAACGAGGAAGAGGATATGAAAGGTAGGAAAG TGGAGAGTGCACAGGGGGCCAGCAGTGACAGTGCGGTGATGAGTCAGTGCAGTGCCGGGGATGAGCCGCCCGCTCTGGTGGCATCACCACAGTGCCCACCAGCCA CTGTGGTGCATGACATAAAGCGCATGGCGTGGAACAGTTCAGGACATGCCTCGTGCCCAGAGTTAGAGCGTGCCCAGTCTGTTCCTCACGCCTCAGCTCAGGGGGGCTGGAGCATGGCCACAGCCCAGT CTCGTAAGCAGGAGATTATCAAGATCACTGAGCAGCTAATCGAGGCCGTGAACAATGGAGACTTTGATGCTTACAC gAGAATCTGTGACCCTGGGTTGACTTCATTTGAGCCTGAAGCTCTGGGTAACCTGGTGGAAGGGATGGATTTTCATAAGTTTTACTTTGAGAACT TGTTGAGTAAGAACAATAAGCCAGTGCACACCACTATCCTGAACCCTCATGTGCACCTGATCGGAGAGGATGCAGCGTGCATCGCTTACATCCGCCTGACACAGTACATTGACAGCCAGGGCCGTCCGCGTACCTGCCAGTCTGAGGAGACGCGCGTGTGGCACCGTCGCGACGCCAAGTGGCTCAACGTGCACTTTCACTGCTCAGGAGCACCAGCTGCACCCTTACAGTGA
- the camk2g1 gene encoding calcium/calmodulin-dependent protein kinase (CaM kinase) II gamma 1 isoform X5: MATVVTSTRFTEDYQLYEELGKGAFSVVRRCVKKSTGQEYAAKIINTKKLTARDHQKLEREARICRLLKHSNIVRLHDSIAEESFHYLVFDLVTGGELFEDIVAREYYSEADASQCINQILESVNHIHQHDIVHRDLKPENLLLASKMKGAAVKLADFGLAIEVQGDQQAWFGFAGTPGYLSPEVLRKDPYGKPVDIWACGVILYILLVGYPPFWDEDQHKLYQQIKAGAYDFPSPEWDTVTPEAKNLINQMLTINPAKRITAEQALKHPWVCQRSTVASMMHRQETVECLRKFNARRKLKGAILTTMLVSRNFSACKSLLNKKSEGSKEPQTTVVHNPADGTKGSTESCNTNEEEDMKGRKVESAQGASSDSAVMSQCSAGDEPPALVASPQCPPATVVHDIKRMAWNSSGHASCPELERAQSVPHASAQGGWSMATAQSRKQEIIKITEQLIEAVNNGDFDAYTRICDPGLTSFEPEALGNLVEGMDFHKFYFENLLSKNNKPVHTTILNPHVHLIGEDAACIAYIRLTQYIDSQGRPRTCQSEETRVWHRRDAKWLNVHFHCSGAPAAPLQ; this comes from the exons ATCACCAGAAGCTGGAACGAGAGGCCCGAATCTGTCGTCTCCTCAAACACTCCAATATTG TCCGACTACATGACAGTATCGCAGAAGAAAGTTTTCATTACCTGGTCTTTGACCT tGTGACTGGAGGAGAGCTGTTTGAAGACATCGTTGCCAGAGAGTATTACAGCGAAGCTGATGCGAG CCAGTGCATCAATCAGATCCTTGAGAGCGTCAATCACATTCACCAGCATGACATCGTGCACAGAGACCTCAAG CCTGAGAACCTGCTGTTGGCCAGTAAGATGAAAGGAGCAGCAGTTAAGCTGGCTGACTTTGGACTGGCGATTGAGGTACAGGGAGACCAGCAGGCATGGTTTG GCTTTGCAGGCACACCTGGTTACTTATCTCCAGAAGTCCTGAGAAAGGACCCTTATGGCAAACCTGTGGACATTTGGGCTTGtg GAGTTATCCTCTATATTCTTCTTGTGGGATATCCTCCATTCTGGGATGAAGATCAGCATAAGCTCTACCAGCAAATTAAGGCCGGAGCTTATGAT TTTCCTTCTCCTGAGTGGGACACCGTTACCCCCGAGGCCAAGAACCTCATCAACCAGATGCTGACCATCAACCCAGCCAAGAGGATCACCGCTGAGCAGGCCCTCAAGCACCCATGGGTCTGC CAACGGTCTACAGTGGCCTCAATGATGCACCGGCAAGAGACTGTGGAGTGCCTGCGCAAGTTCAATGCACGGAGAAAACTAAAG GGAGCCATTCTCACCACTATGCTGGTTTCCAGAAACTTTTCAG CGTGCAAAAGTTTGCTCAACAAAAAATCAGAAGGTAGTAAG GAGCCACAGACTACAGTAGTGCACAACCCGGCAGATGGTACCAAG GGCTCTACTGAGAGCTGCAACACCAACGAGGAAGAGGATATGAAAGGTAGGAAAG TGGAGAGTGCACAGGGGGCCAGCAGTGACAGTGCGGTGATGAGTCAGTGCAGTGCCGGGGATGAGCCGCCCGCTCTGGTGGCATCACCACAGTGCCCACCAGCCA CTGTGGTGCATGACATAAAGCGCATGGCGTGGAACAGTTCAGGACATGCCTCGTGCCCAGAGTTAGAGCGTGCCCAGTCTGTTCCTCACGCCTCAGCTCAGGGGGGCTGGAGCATGGCCACAGCCCAGT CTCGTAAGCAGGAGATTATCAAGATCACTGAGCAGCTAATCGAGGCCGTGAACAATGGAGACTTTGATGCTTACAC gAGAATCTGTGACCCTGGGTTGACTTCATTTGAGCCTGAAGCTCTGGGTAACCTGGTGGAAGGGATGGATTTTCATAAGTTTTACTTTGAGAACT TGTTGAGTAAGAACAATAAGCCAGTGCACACCACTATCCTGAACCCTCATGTGCACCTGATCGGAGAGGATGCAGCGTGCATCGCTTACATCCGCCTGACACAGTACATTGACAGCCAGGGCCGTCCGCGTACCTGCCAGTCTGAGGAGACGCGCGTGTGGCACCGTCGCGACGCCAAGTGGCTCAACGTGCACTTTCACTGCTCAGGAGCACCAGCTGCACCCTTACAGTGA
- the camk2g1 gene encoding calcium/calmodulin-dependent protein kinase (CaM kinase) II gamma 1 isoform X2, with amino-acid sequence MATVVTSTRFTEDYQLYEELGKGAFSVVRRCVKKSTGQEYAAKIINTKKLTARDHQKLEREARICRLLKHSNIVRLHDSIAEESFHYLVFDLVTGGELFEDIVAREYYSEADASQCINQILESVNHIHQHDIVHRDLKPENLLLASKMKGAAVKLADFGLAIEVQGDQQAWFGFAGTPGYLSPEVLRKDPYGKPVDIWACGVILYILLVGYPPFWDEDQHKLYQQIKAGAYDFPSPEWDTVTPEAKNLINQMLTINPAKRITAEQALKHPWVCQRSTVASMMHRQETVECLRKFNARRKLKGAILTTMLVSRNFSACKSLLNKKSEGSKPQTNNTKNSVVSAVVSALKESNMASSTPMEPQTTVVHNPADGTKGSTESCNTNEEEDMKGRKVESAQGASSDSAVMSQCSAGDEPPALVASPQCPPATVVHDIKRMAWNSSGHASCPELERAQSVPHASAQGGWSMATAQSRKQEIIKITEQLIEAVNNGDFDAYTRICDPGLTSFEPEALGNLVEGMDFHKFYFENLLSKNNKPVHTTILNPHVHLIGEDAACIAYIRLTQYIDSQGRPRTCQSEETRVWHRRDAKWLNVHFHCSGAPAAPLQ; translated from the exons ATCACCAGAAGCTGGAACGAGAGGCCCGAATCTGTCGTCTCCTCAAACACTCCAATATTG TCCGACTACATGACAGTATCGCAGAAGAAAGTTTTCATTACCTGGTCTTTGACCT tGTGACTGGAGGAGAGCTGTTTGAAGACATCGTTGCCAGAGAGTATTACAGCGAAGCTGATGCGAG CCAGTGCATCAATCAGATCCTTGAGAGCGTCAATCACATTCACCAGCATGACATCGTGCACAGAGACCTCAAG CCTGAGAACCTGCTGTTGGCCAGTAAGATGAAAGGAGCAGCAGTTAAGCTGGCTGACTTTGGACTGGCGATTGAGGTACAGGGAGACCAGCAGGCATGGTTTG GCTTTGCAGGCACACCTGGTTACTTATCTCCAGAAGTCCTGAGAAAGGACCCTTATGGCAAACCTGTGGACATTTGGGCTTGtg GAGTTATCCTCTATATTCTTCTTGTGGGATATCCTCCATTCTGGGATGAAGATCAGCATAAGCTCTACCAGCAAATTAAGGCCGGAGCTTATGAT TTTCCTTCTCCTGAGTGGGACACCGTTACCCCCGAGGCCAAGAACCTCATCAACCAGATGCTGACCATCAACCCAGCCAAGAGGATCACCGCTGAGCAGGCCCTCAAGCACCCATGGGTCTGC CAACGGTCTACAGTGGCCTCAATGATGCACCGGCAAGAGACTGTGGAGTGCCTGCGCAAGTTCAATGCACGGAGAAAACTAAAG GGAGCCATTCTCACCACTATGCTGGTTTCCAGAAACTTTTCAG CGTGCAAAAGTTTGCTCAACAAAAAATCAGAAGGTAGTAAG CCCCAGACAAACAACACTAAAAACAGTGTAGTGAGCGCTGTAGTGAGTGCCCTGAAGGAGAGCAACATGGCCTCCTCCACACCAATG GAGCCACAGACTACAGTAGTGCACAACCCGGCAGATGGTACCAAG GGCTCTACTGAGAGCTGCAACACCAACGAGGAAGAGGATATGAAAGGTAGGAAAG TGGAGAGTGCACAGGGGGCCAGCAGTGACAGTGCGGTGATGAGTCAGTGCAGTGCCGGGGATGAGCCGCCCGCTCTGGTGGCATCACCACAGTGCCCACCAGCCA CTGTGGTGCATGACATAAAGCGCATGGCGTGGAACAGTTCAGGACATGCCTCGTGCCCAGAGTTAGAGCGTGCCCAGTCTGTTCCTCACGCCTCAGCTCAGGGGGGCTGGAGCATGGCCACAGCCCAGT CTCGTAAGCAGGAGATTATCAAGATCACTGAGCAGCTAATCGAGGCCGTGAACAATGGAGACTTTGATGCTTACAC gAGAATCTGTGACCCTGGGTTGACTTCATTTGAGCCTGAAGCTCTGGGTAACCTGGTGGAAGGGATGGATTTTCATAAGTTTTACTTTGAGAACT TGTTGAGTAAGAACAATAAGCCAGTGCACACCACTATCCTGAACCCTCATGTGCACCTGATCGGAGAGGATGCAGCGTGCATCGCTTACATCCGCCTGACACAGTACATTGACAGCCAGGGCCGTCCGCGTACCTGCCAGTCTGAGGAGACGCGCGTGTGGCACCGTCGCGACGCCAAGTGGCTCAACGTGCACTTTCACTGCTCAGGAGCACCAGCTGCACCCTTACAGTGA
- the camk2g1 gene encoding calcium/calmodulin-dependent protein kinase (CaM kinase) II gamma 1 isoform X4 — protein sequence MATVVTSTRFTEDYQLYEELGKGAFSVVRRCVKKSTGQEYAAKIINTKKLTARDHQKLEREARICRLLKHSNIVRLHDSIAEESFHYLVFDLVTGGELFEDIVAREYYSEADASQCINQILESVNHIHQHDIVHRDLKPENLLLASKMKGAAVKLADFGLAIEVQGDQQAWFGFAGTPGYLSPEVLRKDPYGKPVDIWACGVILYILLVGYPPFWDEDQHKLYQQIKAGAYDFPSPEWDTVTPEAKNLINQMLTINPAKRITAEQALKHPWVCQRSTVASMMHRQETVECLRKFNARRKLKGAILTTMLVSRNFSVGRQHTSPAAPTTSTAALAQEACKSLLNKKSEGSKEPQTTVVHNPADGTKGSTESCNTNEEEDMKVESAQGASSDSAVMSQCSAGDEPPALVASPQCPPATVVHDIKRMAWNSSGHASCPELERAQSVPHASAQGGWSMATAQSRKQEIIKITEQLIEAVNNGDFDAYTRICDPGLTSFEPEALGNLVEGMDFHKFYFENLLSKNNKPVHTTILNPHVHLIGEDAACIAYIRLTQYIDSQGRPRTCQSEETRVWHRRDAKWLNVHFHCSGAPAAPLQ from the exons ATCACCAGAAGCTGGAACGAGAGGCCCGAATCTGTCGTCTCCTCAAACACTCCAATATTG TCCGACTACATGACAGTATCGCAGAAGAAAGTTTTCATTACCTGGTCTTTGACCT tGTGACTGGAGGAGAGCTGTTTGAAGACATCGTTGCCAGAGAGTATTACAGCGAAGCTGATGCGAG CCAGTGCATCAATCAGATCCTTGAGAGCGTCAATCACATTCACCAGCATGACATCGTGCACAGAGACCTCAAG CCTGAGAACCTGCTGTTGGCCAGTAAGATGAAAGGAGCAGCAGTTAAGCTGGCTGACTTTGGACTGGCGATTGAGGTACAGGGAGACCAGCAGGCATGGTTTG GCTTTGCAGGCACACCTGGTTACTTATCTCCAGAAGTCCTGAGAAAGGACCCTTATGGCAAACCTGTGGACATTTGGGCTTGtg GAGTTATCCTCTATATTCTTCTTGTGGGATATCCTCCATTCTGGGATGAAGATCAGCATAAGCTCTACCAGCAAATTAAGGCCGGAGCTTATGAT TTTCCTTCTCCTGAGTGGGACACCGTTACCCCCGAGGCCAAGAACCTCATCAACCAGATGCTGACCATCAACCCAGCCAAGAGGATCACCGCTGAGCAGGCCCTCAAGCACCCATGGGTCTGC CAACGGTCTACAGTGGCCTCAATGATGCACCGGCAAGAGACTGTGGAGTGCCTGCGCAAGTTCAATGCACGGAGAAAACTAAAG GGAGCCATTCTCACCACTATGCTGGTTTCCAGAAACTTTTCAG TGGGCCGGCAGCATACCAGCCCTGCTGCTCCCACCACCAGCACTGCCGCGCTTGCACAGGAAG CGTGCAAAAGTTTGCTCAACAAAAAATCAGAAGGTAGTAAG GAGCCACAGACTACAGTAGTGCACAACCCGGCAGATGGTACCAAG GGCTCTACTGAGAGCTGCAACACCAACGAGGAAGAGGATATGAAAG TGGAGAGTGCACAGGGGGCCAGCAGTGACAGTGCGGTGATGAGTCAGTGCAGTGCCGGGGATGAGCCGCCCGCTCTGGTGGCATCACCACAGTGCCCACCAGCCA CTGTGGTGCATGACATAAAGCGCATGGCGTGGAACAGTTCAGGACATGCCTCGTGCCCAGAGTTAGAGCGTGCCCAGTCTGTTCCTCACGCCTCAGCTCAGGGGGGCTGGAGCATGGCCACAGCCCAGT CTCGTAAGCAGGAGATTATCAAGATCACTGAGCAGCTAATCGAGGCCGTGAACAATGGAGACTTTGATGCTTACAC gAGAATCTGTGACCCTGGGTTGACTTCATTTGAGCCTGAAGCTCTGGGTAACCTGGTGGAAGGGATGGATTTTCATAAGTTTTACTTTGAGAACT TGTTGAGTAAGAACAATAAGCCAGTGCACACCACTATCCTGAACCCTCATGTGCACCTGATCGGAGAGGATGCAGCGTGCATCGCTTACATCCGCCTGACACAGTACATTGACAGCCAGGGCCGTCCGCGTACCTGCCAGTCTGAGGAGACGCGCGTGTGGCACCGTCGCGACGCCAAGTGGCTCAACGTGCACTTTCACTGCTCAGGAGCACCAGCTGCACCCTTACAGTGA
- the camk2g1 gene encoding calcium/calmodulin-dependent protein kinase (CaM kinase) II gamma 1 isoform X3, translating to MATVVTSTRFTEDYQLYEELGKGAFSVVRRCVKKSTGQEYAAKIINTKKLTARDHQKLEREARICRLLKHSNIVRLHDSIAEESFHYLVFDLVTGGELFEDIVAREYYSEADASQCINQILESVNHIHQHDIVHRDLKPENLLLASKMKGAAVKLADFGLAIEVQGDQQAWFGFAGTPGYLSPEVLRKDPYGKPVDIWACGVILYILLVGYPPFWDEDQHKLYQQIKAGAYDFPSPEWDTVTPEAKNLINQMLTINPAKRITAEQALKHPWVCQRSTVASMMHRQETVECLRKFNARRKLKGAILTTMLVSRNFSVGRQHTSPAAPTTSTAALAQEACKSLLNKKSEGSKEPQTTVVHNPADGTKGSTESCNTNEEEDMKGRKVESAQGASSDSAVMSQCSAGDEPPALVASPQCPPATVVHDIKRMAWNSSGHASCPELERAQSVPHASAQGGWSMATAQSRKQEIIKITEQLIEAVNNGDFDAYTRICDPGLTSFEPEALGNLVEGMDFHKFYFENLLSKNNKPVHTTILNPHVHLIGEDAACIAYIRLTQYIDSQGRPRTCQSEETRVWHRRDAKWLNVHFHCSGAPAAPLQ from the exons ATCACCAGAAGCTGGAACGAGAGGCCCGAATCTGTCGTCTCCTCAAACACTCCAATATTG TCCGACTACATGACAGTATCGCAGAAGAAAGTTTTCATTACCTGGTCTTTGACCT tGTGACTGGAGGAGAGCTGTTTGAAGACATCGTTGCCAGAGAGTATTACAGCGAAGCTGATGCGAG CCAGTGCATCAATCAGATCCTTGAGAGCGTCAATCACATTCACCAGCATGACATCGTGCACAGAGACCTCAAG CCTGAGAACCTGCTGTTGGCCAGTAAGATGAAAGGAGCAGCAGTTAAGCTGGCTGACTTTGGACTGGCGATTGAGGTACAGGGAGACCAGCAGGCATGGTTTG GCTTTGCAGGCACACCTGGTTACTTATCTCCAGAAGTCCTGAGAAAGGACCCTTATGGCAAACCTGTGGACATTTGGGCTTGtg GAGTTATCCTCTATATTCTTCTTGTGGGATATCCTCCATTCTGGGATGAAGATCAGCATAAGCTCTACCAGCAAATTAAGGCCGGAGCTTATGAT TTTCCTTCTCCTGAGTGGGACACCGTTACCCCCGAGGCCAAGAACCTCATCAACCAGATGCTGACCATCAACCCAGCCAAGAGGATCACCGCTGAGCAGGCCCTCAAGCACCCATGGGTCTGC CAACGGTCTACAGTGGCCTCAATGATGCACCGGCAAGAGACTGTGGAGTGCCTGCGCAAGTTCAATGCACGGAGAAAACTAAAG GGAGCCATTCTCACCACTATGCTGGTTTCCAGAAACTTTTCAG TGGGCCGGCAGCATACCAGCCCTGCTGCTCCCACCACCAGCACTGCCGCGCTTGCACAGGAAG CGTGCAAAAGTTTGCTCAACAAAAAATCAGAAGGTAGTAAG GAGCCACAGACTACAGTAGTGCACAACCCGGCAGATGGTACCAAG GGCTCTACTGAGAGCTGCAACACCAACGAGGAAGAGGATATGAAAGGTAGGAAAG TGGAGAGTGCACAGGGGGCCAGCAGTGACAGTGCGGTGATGAGTCAGTGCAGTGCCGGGGATGAGCCGCCCGCTCTGGTGGCATCACCACAGTGCCCACCAGCCA CTGTGGTGCATGACATAAAGCGCATGGCGTGGAACAGTTCAGGACATGCCTCGTGCCCAGAGTTAGAGCGTGCCCAGTCTGTTCCTCACGCCTCAGCTCAGGGGGGCTGGAGCATGGCCACAGCCCAGT CTCGTAAGCAGGAGATTATCAAGATCACTGAGCAGCTAATCGAGGCCGTGAACAATGGAGACTTTGATGCTTACAC gAGAATCTGTGACCCTGGGTTGACTTCATTTGAGCCTGAAGCTCTGGGTAACCTGGTGGAAGGGATGGATTTTCATAAGTTTTACTTTGAGAACT TGTTGAGTAAGAACAATAAGCCAGTGCACACCACTATCCTGAACCCTCATGTGCACCTGATCGGAGAGGATGCAGCGTGCATCGCTTACATCCGCCTGACACAGTACATTGACAGCCAGGGCCGTCCGCGTACCTGCCAGTCTGAGGAGACGCGCGTGTGGCACCGTCGCGACGCCAAGTGGCTCAACGTGCACTTTCACTGCTCAGGAGCACCAGCTGCACCCTTACAGTGA